From a region of the bacterium genome:
- the thpR gene encoding RNA 2',3'-cyclic phosphodiesterase: MSSKIRTFICVPVPLSVKKTVGGFIKELKARGGDVKWVSPDNMHLTLKFIGDVEKTFIEEIASHTAEAVASFFQFPVEIGGTGAFPNLSRPKVLWLGISRGSDKLRELAYAVDQSLEKIGIEKDKRQFSGHLTIGRVRSLKGIEHVAESMNKNDFKPQIFNAEAVHVMKSVLDSHGPIHSVLNTINLRG, translated from the coding sequence ATGTCATCAAAAATACGTACATTTATATGCGTACCTGTTCCGCTTTCTGTAAAAAAAACAGTGGGTGGCTTTATTAAAGAGCTCAAGGCCCGGGGCGGTGACGTAAAATGGGTTTCTCCTGATAATATGCATCTTACTTTGAAATTTATCGGAGATGTGGAGAAAACTTTCATTGAAGAGATTGCGTCTCATACAGCAGAAGCTGTGGCTTCATTCTTTCAGTTTCCTGTGGAGATCGGAGGTACAGGGGCATTCCCGAATTTAAGCAGGCCAAAAGTGCTTTGGCTCGGTATTTCCAGGGGTTCTGATAAACTCAGGGAGCTTGCATATGCAGTAGATCAGTCTCTTGAAAAAATCGGGATTGAAAAAGACAAAAGGCAATTCTCCGGACATTTAACTATCGGGCGAGTGCGTTCTTTAAAGGGAATAGAACACGTTGCAGAAAGTATGAATAAAAACGATTTTAAGCCGCAGATTTTTAATGCTGAGGCTGTGCATGTGATGAAGAGCGTGCTTGATTCGCACGGGCCGATACATTCTGTATTGAACACAATAAATTTAAGAGGATAA
- the recA gene encoding recombinase RecA, whose product MAEKSQDKLKAIELAITQIDRQFGKGSVMRLGDTKGIENVAFISTGSIGIDLALGIGGVPRGRVVEVFGPESSGKTTLALHIVAEAQKKGGIAAFIDAEHAMDAAYSRALGVKIDDLLVSQPDTGEQALEITETLVRSGAIDVIVIDSVAALVPRAEIEGEMGDAQMGLQARLMSQALRKLTGAISKSRTCVVFINQIRMKIGVMFGNPETTTGGKALKFYSSVRMDIRRIGAIKEGTEVVGNRTKVKVVKNKVAPPFRTAEFDIMYGQGISKIGELLDFGVDLGVVEKSGTWYSFGGERLGQGRENIKRFLVKEENKDLFDKIEKEVKLKLGLIKEEKKESSIDKEKK is encoded by the coding sequence ATGGCTGAGAAATCACAAGACAAACTCAAAGCAATTGAACTTGCAATTACCCAGATTGACAGGCAGTTCGGCAAAGGTTCTGTTATGAGGCTTGGCGACACAAAAGGTATTGAAAATGTAGCATTTATTTCAACAGGATCCATAGGTATTGATCTTGCGCTCGGAATCGGGGGAGTGCCGAGGGGGAGAGTTGTGGAAGTTTTCGGGCCCGAATCTTCGGGAAAAACTACCCTTGCTCTTCATATAGTAGCAGAAGCTCAGAAAAAAGGCGGTATAGCCGCGTTTATTGATGCGGAACACGCAATGGATGCAGCTTATTCCAGAGCTCTCGGTGTTAAAATTGACGACCTGCTGGTATCCCAGCCTGATACGGGCGAGCAGGCGCTTGAAATAACAGAGACCCTTGTAAGAAGCGGAGCAATTGACGTGATTGTGATAGATTCTGTTGCCGCACTTGTGCCGAGAGCTGAAATTGAGGGCGAAATGGGTGACGCTCAGATGGGGCTTCAGGCAAGGCTTATGTCTCAGGCTCTCCGAAAATTAACAGGTGCAATAAGCAAGTCCCGCACTTGTGTTGTTTTTATCAACCAGATAAGAATGAAAATAGGCGTTATGTTCGGAAATCCGGAAACTACTACAGGCGGGAAAGCCCTGAAGTTTTATTCAAGTGTACGCATGGATATCAGAAGAATCGGAGCGATAAAAGAGGGCACTGAAGTTGTGGGAAACAGAACAAAGGTTAAGGTAGTTAAAAATAAAGTTGCACCGCCTTTCCGTACAGCGGAATTTGATATTATGTACGGGCAGGGAATCTCAAAAATCGGAGAGCTCCTTGATTTCGGTGTTGATCTCGGAGTTGTTGAGAAAAGCGGTACATGGTATTCTTTCGGAGGTGAGCGTCTCGGCCAGGGGCGGGAGAATATTAAGAGATTTCTTGTTAAAGAGGAGAACAAAGACCTTTTTGACAAGATAGAAAAAGAAGTTAAGTTAAAACTCGGGCTGATTAAAGAAGAGAAAAAAGAGAGCAGTATTGATAAAGAGAAAAAATAG
- a CDS encoding RecX family transcriptional regulator, with amino-acid sequence MADLCTITKVEPQKKRKDRLNIYIDGAFAFGVRNDVALEYKIFRGRELTEEELSEIKRAEEFSGAKEKGFLLLSYRARSISEFKSRLKQSRYSPEIVDAVTEEFINKGYLNDKEFAKSFVISRMVTKPASKSYIINELIRHNIDTETAQNAVEISYGDLHEREVAASLVKKKSKHYSKDNEKDKKRLFDFLRRRGFSFEIIKDVVENEWQ; translated from the coding sequence ATGGCAGATTTATGCACAATAACAAAGGTAGAACCTCAGAAAAAGAGGAAGGACAGGCTTAATATTTATATAGACGGCGCTTTTGCATTTGGCGTCAGGAATGATGTTGCACTTGAGTATAAAATTTTCAGGGGCAGGGAGCTTACAGAGGAAGAGCTGTCTGAAATAAAAAGGGCGGAAGAGTTTTCCGGAGCAAAAGAAAAGGGATTTCTTCTCCTCTCATACAGAGCAAGAAGTATCAGCGAGTTTAAAAGCAGGCTGAAGCAAAGCAGATATTCTCCGGAAATTGTCGATGCTGTTACAGAAGAGTTCATTAATAAAGGATATTTAAACGATAAGGAATTTGCAAAGAGCTTTGTAATATCAAGAATGGTTACAAAACCAGCTTCAAAGAGTTATATTATTAATGAACTGATCCGCCATAACATTGATACTGAGACTGCACAGAATGCAGTTGAAATTTCCTACGGAGACTTGCATGAACGGGAAGTTGCAGCATCGCTGGTTAAAAAGAAGTCAAAACACTATTCAAAGGATAATGAAAAAGACAAAAAACGCCTTTTTGATTTTCTCCGCAGAAGGGGATTTTCTTTTGAAATCATAAAAGATGTTGTTGAAAATGAATGGCAATAA